One Aquisediminimonas profunda genomic region harbors:
- a CDS encoding MFS transporter, translating to MSKPQSPLAFRDYRLFWIARFCAVLAQVGMVVVIGWQVYDVARTDYGMGPKAAAFQLGLIGIAQFLPLLVLMPVAGWMADRFDRRFVASAAISLDLLNALALGWMTAHDSLTLPALFIVAGLHGVVRAFNGPSLSSIAPNLVPPESLPRAIAMSSIAWQTGGILGPAFGGLAYAAHPASSYWIAAALLAITTASILSIRPYARTSIKDGSHPLRQMIDGLGYVRGHRFLLGAITLDLFAVLLAGATALLPVYARDILKIGPEGLGWLRGAPALGATIMALWFSFRPLASNVGIKMLAAVIAFGVATIVFGISTNLWLSLGMLTILGAADMLSVYVRSSLVQLYTPDEMRGRVNAVSQLAISGSNELGEAQSGLAAALVGPIGAVVIGGAGAIAVTLIWAYIFPELRRAKTFDLPKELTT from the coding sequence ATGAGCAAGCCGCAATCTCCACTGGCGTTTCGCGACTACCGCCTGTTCTGGATTGCGCGCTTCTGTGCGGTGCTGGCGCAAGTGGGCATGGTCGTGGTGATCGGCTGGCAGGTCTATGATGTTGCACGGACCGATTATGGCATGGGGCCGAAGGCCGCAGCGTTCCAGCTTGGCCTCATCGGTATAGCCCAGTTCCTTCCGCTGCTCGTCCTGATGCCGGTTGCCGGATGGATGGCAGACCGATTTGACCGGCGGTTCGTTGCATCGGCAGCGATATCGCTTGACCTGCTCAATGCGCTCGCTTTGGGGTGGATGACCGCACATGACAGTCTGACTCTGCCTGCCCTGTTCATTGTCGCGGGACTGCACGGCGTCGTGCGTGCGTTCAACGGTCCGTCACTCAGTTCGATTGCTCCCAATCTCGTTCCGCCGGAATCGCTGCCCCGCGCAATCGCCATGAGCAGCATCGCATGGCAAACCGGCGGCATTCTGGGCCCGGCCTTTGGCGGATTGGCCTATGCTGCCCATCCAGCCTCTTCATACTGGATCGCCGCAGCCCTGCTGGCCATCACGACGGCCTCCATCCTGTCGATCCGCCCCTATGCGCGCACCTCGATCAAGGATGGATCGCATCCGTTACGCCAGATGATTGACGGACTTGGCTATGTTCGTGGCCACCGGTTCCTGCTGGGCGCGATTACGCTCGACCTGTTTGCCGTCCTGCTTGCGGGCGCAACGGCTCTTCTGCCTGTCTATGCACGTGACATATTGAAGATCGGACCCGAAGGTCTTGGATGGTTGCGCGGGGCGCCTGCGCTCGGCGCGACAATCATGGCGCTGTGGTTTTCCTTTCGCCCGCTGGCGAGCAATGTCGGGATCAAGATGCTGGCAGCGGTAATTGCCTTTGGCGTGGCGACGATCGTCTTCGGCATTTCGACGAATTTGTGGCTCTCGCTTGGGATGCTGACGATCCTTGGCGCTGCGGACATGCTGTCCGTCTATGTCCGCTCCTCCCTTGTCCAGCTTTATACGCCGGACGAAATGCGCGGTCGCGTCAACGCCGTATCCCAGCTTGCGATCTCGGGCTCGAACGAGTTGGGAGAGGCTCAATCGGGGCTGGCAGCGGCGCTGGTCGGCCCAATCGGCGCGGTCGTGATTGGCGGTGCCGGGGCAATTGCCGTGACCCTGATCTGGGCCTATATTTTTCCCGAATTGCGCCGGGCAAAGACATTCGACTTACCAAAGGAGTTGACGACATGA
- a CDS encoding ATP-dependent helicase, whose product MNTPTPSVEPPYLKGLNPPQREAVLTSEGPVLMLAGAGTGKTAALTARLAHLIATRSARPSEILAVTFTNKAAREMKERVGRIIGDAVEGMPWLGTFHSIGAKMLRRHAELVGLQSNFTILDTDDQIRLLKQVIQLADLDEKRWPARQLGGLIDQWKNKGLTPSDIDAGESERFANGRGGELYQIYQDRLKALNACDFGDLLLHVLTILKANRDVLEDYQRRFKYILVDEYQDTNAVQYLWLRLLAQVRKNICCVGDDDQSIYSWRGAEVTNILRFEQDFPGAAIIKLEQNYRSTPHILAAASGLIANNGGRLGKTLWTQLNAGEKVDVIGVWDGPEEARRVGEMIEADQRNGASLDDAAILVRAQFQTREFEDRFIAIGLPYRIVGGFRFYERAEIRDALAYLRLVNQPADDLAFERIVNQPKRGLGDKAIAKLQTLARAEAMPLAQAATRILDSDELTPQARRALGGFVADLASWRDRARDLLHPELARAILDESGYTAMLQADKSAESAGRLENLSELVRAMEDYETLGAFLEHVSLVMDNDAAADDQKVTIMTIHAAKGLEFDRTFLVGWEEGVFPSQRALDEGGLKSLEEERRLAYVAITRARKRCTILHAANRRIYGQWTSSIPSRFIAELPDAHILQETSMAGGESLWRASWSEQIDPFAHVQRGTGRGPGWQRAAGGSYSTQPTRIVEARGSAVSLGNKGRSDVSVGLRIFHTKFGYGTIAEIEGNKLEIDFEQAGRKRVLDSFVSLA is encoded by the coding sequence ATGAACACCCCGACACCGTCAGTTGAGCCACCCTACCTCAAGGGATTGAACCCGCCGCAGCGCGAGGCTGTGCTGACTTCGGAAGGTCCCGTCCTGATGTTGGCGGGCGCAGGGACTGGCAAGACAGCAGCACTGACGGCACGGCTCGCGCACCTGATTGCAACGCGCAGCGCACGGCCTTCGGAAATCCTCGCTGTCACCTTTACGAACAAGGCAGCGCGCGAAATGAAGGAGCGCGTCGGCCGGATTATCGGCGATGCCGTTGAAGGCATGCCCTGGCTCGGGACATTTCATTCGATCGGTGCGAAAATGCTCCGTCGCCACGCCGAACTTGTCGGCCTGCAGAGCAATTTCACCATCCTCGACACTGATGACCAGATTCGCCTCTTGAAACAGGTGATCCAGCTTGCCGATCTGGACGAGAAGCGCTGGCCTGCAAGACAATTGGGCGGACTGATCGATCAGTGGAAAAACAAGGGGCTGACCCCCAGCGACATTGATGCTGGAGAAAGCGAACGCTTCGCCAATGGCCGTGGGGGTGAACTCTACCAGATTTACCAGGACCGGCTGAAGGCCCTCAATGCCTGCGACTTCGGGGATCTGCTGCTTCATGTCCTGACGATCCTCAAGGCGAATCGCGATGTGCTTGAGGATTATCAGCGGCGCTTCAAATACATCCTGGTTGACGAGTATCAGGACACCAACGCCGTCCAGTACCTCTGGCTCAGGCTGCTCGCCCAGGTGCGCAAGAATATCTGCTGCGTGGGCGATGATGACCAGTCGATCTATTCCTGGCGCGGCGCTGAGGTGACCAACATCCTGCGCTTCGAACAGGATTTTCCCGGTGCCGCAATAATCAAGCTCGAACAGAATTACCGTTCGACACCGCATATCCTCGCCGCCGCGTCCGGCCTGATTGCGAATAATGGCGGACGGCTTGGCAAGACACTCTGGACGCAATTGAACGCTGGCGAGAAAGTTGACGTCATTGGCGTCTGGGATGGCCCGGAAGAAGCCCGGCGCGTTGGCGAGATGATCGAAGCGGACCAGCGCAACGGAGCCTCGCTCGACGATGCGGCAATTCTCGTCCGCGCACAATTCCAGACCCGCGAATTCGAAGACCGGTTCATTGCCATCGGCCTGCCCTACAGGATCGTTGGCGGATTCCGCTTTTACGAACGCGCCGAGATCCGGGATGCATTGGCTTATCTGAGGCTCGTCAACCAGCCGGCCGACGATCTGGCGTTCGAGCGGATCGTCAACCAGCCCAAACGCGGGCTGGGCGACAAGGCGATTGCGAAATTGCAGACGCTGGCACGTGCGGAAGCCATGCCGCTTGCACAGGCCGCAACCCGAATTCTGGACAGTGATGAACTGACCCCGCAGGCCCGGCGCGCGCTTGGTGGATTTGTCGCTGATCTGGCAAGCTGGCGAGACAGGGCACGTGACCTGCTGCATCCCGAGCTTGCCAGGGCCATTCTCGACGAAAGCGGCTATACTGCGATGCTGCAAGCGGACAAGTCCGCCGAAAGTGCCGGGCGTCTCGAAAACCTGAGCGAACTTGTCCGGGCCATGGAAGACTATGAAACGCTTGGCGCCTTCCTCGAACATGTCAGCCTGGTGATGGATAATGATGCAGCGGCGGACGATCAGAAGGTGACGATCATGACGATCCACGCCGCTAAGGGCCTGGAATTTGACCGGACGTTCCTTGTCGGCTGGGAGGAAGGCGTGTTCCCGTCGCAGCGCGCATTGGACGAAGGTGGGCTAAAGAGCCTCGAAGAGGAACGCCGCCTCGCCTATGTCGCGATTACCCGGGCGCGGAAGCGGTGCACCATCCTGCATGCGGCAAATCGACGCATCTATGGCCAATGGACATCAAGCATCCCTTCACGTTTCATTGCCGAATTGCCAGATGCCCATATCCTCCAGGAAACCAGCATGGCCGGGGGCGAGAGCCTGTGGCGGGCAAGCTGGTCCGAACAGATTGATCCCTTTGCCCATGTCCAGCGCGGCACTGGCCGTGGACCCGGCTGGCAGCGCGCGGCCGGCGGTAGCTATTCGACCCAGCCGACCCGCATTGTCGAAGCGCGTGGCAGCGCCGTCAGCCTTGGCAACAAGGGCCGCAGCGACGTCTCGGTGGGCTTGCGGATCTTCCACACCAAATTCGGATATGGCACGATTGCCGAAATCGAAGGCAACAAGCTGGAAATAGATTTTGAGCAAGCGGGAAGAAAACGTGTTCTCGACAGCTTTGTGAGCCTTGCCTAA
- a CDS encoding sulfite exporter TauE/SafE family protein — MQIYLPIANMSVNILTMILLGGTVGLLSGMFGVGGGFLTTPLLIFFGIPPTVAAASAATQVTGASVSGVLAHWERGGVDLRMGLLLAAGGVIGALVGAWLFNALSGLGQIDTAINILYVAMLGSIGWLMARDAWRDIRAERSGEPVQVRKVHHHPLVANLPFRWRFYKSGIYVSPLAPLALGVFTGILTVLLGVGGGFVVVPAMIYLLGMSARVVVGTSLLQILLVTAFTTMVHALTTHAVDIVLAALLLVGGTFGAQMGARLAVRLPPQKLRMALAVIVLLVALRMFLGLTYRPPELFTIELLG; from the coding sequence ATGCAGATCTATCTTCCCATTGCCAATATGTCGGTCAACATCCTGACCATGATCCTGCTCGGCGGGACAGTAGGGCTGCTGTCGGGCATGTTTGGGGTTGGAGGAGGGTTTCTTACTACACCGCTGCTGATTTTCTTTGGCATTCCGCCCACGGTTGCGGCCGCATCGGCTGCCACGCAGGTGACGGGCGCCAGTGTTTCCGGCGTACTTGCGCATTGGGAACGCGGTGGGGTCGACCTGCGGATGGGCTTGCTCCTTGCCGCAGGAGGCGTGATCGGTGCCTTGGTCGGAGCCTGGCTGTTCAATGCGCTGAGCGGGCTTGGCCAGATCGATACGGCGATCAATATTCTGTATGTTGCGATGCTGGGATCGATCGGGTGGCTGATGGCACGAGATGCCTGGCGCGACATTCGGGCAGAACGGTCCGGAGAGCCGGTTCAAGTCCGCAAGGTTCATCATCACCCGCTGGTCGCGAACCTGCCATTTCGCTGGCGCTTCTACAAATCGGGCATTTATGTCTCTCCCTTGGCGCCGCTCGCCCTTGGCGTTTTCACCGGCATACTGACTGTCCTTCTCGGAGTTGGCGGTGGCTTTGTTGTCGTGCCGGCGATGATCTACCTGCTTGGCATGTCGGCAAGAGTCGTCGTCGGTACGTCGCTATTGCAGATTCTGCTTGTCACGGCCTTCACGACAATGGTTCATGCCTTGACGACACATGCTGTCGATATCGTTCTGGCTGCGCTGCTGCTGGTCGGCGGCACATTCGGGGCCCAGATGGGAGCCCGTCTCGCCGTCCGGCTGCCGCCCCAGAAGCTCAGAATGGCCCTGGCCGTTATCGTTCTGCTTGTGGCCTTGCGGATGTTCCTTGGCTTGACCTACCGCCCGCCCGAGCTCTTCACGATCGAGCTCCTGGGATGA
- a CDS encoding TIGR02186 family protein produces MIRGLFLAVIALLLTGAREPVLVPDVSQRNVDIVYSFTGAELLLFGAILYPDGRFPQRDADIAVVLKGPSQPILMREKQRLLGTIWANADSTRFQSAPGFYAIATSRPLEKLVDERTAAIYELGLGNIQLSPADAGDTGKQARFENGLVDLRRKNELFIDRPGAVEITNGVLYRARLPIPARVPTGHYTAETFLIRDGRVLAAATRDIVIRKSGFERFVAVAADQSPFLYGLCAIALSLGLGWLASAAFKRF; encoded by the coding sequence ATGATCCGGGGCCTTTTCCTTGCGGTCATTGCACTTCTTCTGACGGGAGCGCGTGAACCCGTCCTCGTACCCGACGTGTCCCAGCGCAATGTGGATATCGTTTACAGTTTCACGGGGGCCGAACTGCTCCTGTTCGGAGCGATCCTCTATCCGGACGGCCGCTTTCCCCAGCGCGATGCCGATATCGCAGTGGTGCTCAAGGGGCCAAGCCAGCCCATATTGATGCGTGAAAAGCAGCGGTTGCTCGGGACGATCTGGGCGAATGCAGACAGCACACGCTTTCAGTCCGCGCCGGGCTTTTATGCGATTGCGACGTCGCGCCCGCTTGAAAAGCTGGTCGATGAGCGGACGGCTGCAATCTATGAACTCGGGCTTGGCAATATCCAACTTTCGCCGGCCGATGCGGGTGACACCGGCAAGCAGGCCCGATTTGAAAACGGGCTTGTCGATCTGCGCCGCAAGAATGAACTTTTCATTGATCGACCGGGGGCAGTGGAGATCACCAATGGCGTGCTCTATCGGGCGCGCCTGCCCATCCCGGCACGGGTCCCGACGGGGCACTATACGGCGGAAACGTTCCTCATTCGCGATGGGCGCGTTCTCGCAGCGGCTACGCGCGACATCGTCATCCGCAAATCCGGATTTGAGAGGTTTGTAGCGGTTGCTGCGGATCAATCCCCCTTTCTCTATGGCCTGTGCGCGATTGCGCTTTCGCTCGGGCTTGGCTGGCTTGCGAGCGCGGCGTTCAAGCGGTTCTGA
- a CDS encoding ATP-binding protein, with protein MDFPTSSSAAQPQSDFGLAAVPRPARGVDTEIGCVLDISGSSSRVLLDAAAIESLASQADPSLAGAGQVGGQIKVKVGSTWLVANIRTLSKHPDMSGKVIAMIDFLGEGDEERLTGKIYNFRRGVTRYPFPDASVFPASSDDMRQLYAADDRAIIEIGTVYPTSDIRGALYVDAMLGKHFALLGSTGTGKSTAAALILHRICEMAPQGHIVMIDPHGEYSAAFKTNGALYDVTNLAMPYWLMNFEEHCEVFLTTQGKERQLDADILAKCLLAARAKSRTSEGIAKLTVDSPIPYLLSDLTNIIQAEMGKLDKAGENAPYMRLKTKIDEIKADPRYTFMFSGMMVADTMAEFLGRIFRLPGDGKPISIIDVSGVPSEITSVVVAVLSRMVFDYAIWSRNEPQRPILLVCEEAHRYVPAERDAHKSSVGKILGRIAKEGRKYGISLGLITQRPSDLAEGVLSQCGTIIAMRLNNDRDQAFVKAAMPEGARGFLDTIPALRNRECIICGEGVSIPIRVAIDDLEEFKRPASSDPIFSELWQQAGGEDEIVGRVVKRWRSQGK; from the coding sequence ATGGATTTTCCGACGTCATCGAGTGCTGCGCAACCACAATCGGACTTTGGCCTTGCTGCTGTGCCGCGCCCGGCGCGTGGCGTGGATACCGAGATCGGCTGTGTCCTGGACATTTCAGGATCGTCTTCGCGCGTGCTTCTCGATGCGGCAGCCATCGAATCGCTGGCTTCGCAGGCAGATCCCAGCCTTGCAGGCGCCGGGCAGGTCGGTGGCCAGATCAAGGTCAAGGTCGGCTCGACATGGCTAGTCGCCAATATTCGTACACTTTCGAAACACCCTGACATGTCGGGAAAGGTGATCGCAATGATCGACTTTCTGGGCGAGGGCGATGAAGAGCGCCTGACCGGCAAGATCTACAATTTCCGCCGCGGTGTGACGCGATATCCATTTCCTGATGCATCGGTCTTTCCGGCGTCTTCGGACGACATGCGCCAGCTCTATGCTGCCGATGACCGCGCGATCATCGAGATTGGCACTGTCTATCCCACAAGCGATATCCGCGGGGCACTGTATGTAGACGCCATGCTGGGCAAGCATTTCGCACTGCTCGGCTCGACAGGTACCGGCAAATCAACGGCGGCCGCACTCATTCTGCACAGAATTTGCGAAATGGCACCACAGGGTCATATCGTGATGATCGATCCCCACGGCGAATATTCAGCGGCGTTCAAGACCAATGGCGCGCTTTACGACGTGACGAACCTCGCCATGCCATACTGGCTGATGAACTTTGAGGAGCATTGCGAAGTCTTTCTGACAACCCAGGGAAAAGAGCGCCAGCTTGATGCCGATATCCTTGCCAAGTGCCTTCTTGCTGCCCGCGCAAAGAGTCGCACTTCCGAAGGGATTGCCAAGCTCACGGTCGACTCGCCGATTCCCTATCTCCTGTCCGACCTCACCAACATCATTCAGGCGGAAATGGGCAAGCTGGACAAGGCCGGCGAGAATGCACCGTATATGCGGCTGAAAACCAAGATTGACGAAATCAAGGCCGATCCGCGCTACACCTTCATGTTTTCCGGGATGATGGTGGCCGACACAATGGCTGAGTTCCTTGGCCGGATCTTCCGCCTTCCGGGCGACGGCAAGCCGATCTCGATCATCGATGTCTCGGGTGTCCCGTCCGAAATCACCTCGGTGGTTGTTGCAGTCTTGAGCCGGATGGTCTTTGACTACGCAATCTGGTCGCGCAACGAGCCGCAGCGCCCGATCCTGCTCGTCTGTGAAGAAGCCCACCGCTATGTGCCGGCCGAACGAGACGCGCACAAAAGCTCTGTCGGCAAGATCCTCGGCCGGATTGCGAAGGAAGGTCGTAAATACGGTATTTCGCTCGGCCTTATCACCCAGCGTCCGTCGGACCTTGCCGAAGGGGTGTTGTCGCAATGCGGTACCATTATTGCGATGCGCCTCAACAATGATCGCGACCAGGCCTTTGTGAAAGCGGCCATGCCGGAAGGCGCACGCGGCTTTCTCGATACCATTCCTGCGCTCCGAAACCGGGAATGCATCATCTGCGGCGAAGGCGTGTCTATCCCGATCCGCGTTGCGATCGACGACCTTGAGGAATTCAAGCGCCCCGCGTCCAGCGATCCGATCTTTTCGGAACTCTGGCAGCAGGCGGGCGGCGAGGACGAGATTGTCGGTCGTGTGGTAAAAAGGTGGCGCAGTCAGGGCAAATAA
- the rpsL gene encoding 30S ribosomal protein S12, giving the protein MPTINQLVRKGRDPQKAKSKVPAMEQNPQKRGVCTRVYTTTPKKPNSALRKVAKIRLTNQREVISYIPGEGHNLQEHSVVLIRGGRVRDLPGVRYHVLRGVLDTQGVKDRKQSRSKYGAKRPK; this is encoded by the coding sequence ATGCCAACGATTAATCAGCTGGTCCGCAAGGGCCGGGACCCTCAGAAGGCTAAATCCAAGGTTCCCGCAATGGAGCAGAACCCGCAAAAGCGCGGCGTCTGCACTCGTGTTTATACAACGACCCCGAAAAAGCCGAACTCGGCTCTGCGCAAGGTGGCGAAGATTCGCCTGACCAACCAGCGCGAAGTCATCAGCTATATCCCGGGTGAAGGGCACAATCTTCAGGAGCACTCCGTTGTCCTGATCCGTGGGGGCCGCGTCCGCGATCTTCCTGGTGTGCGTTATCACGTACTTCGCGGCGTTCTGGATACCCAGGGCGTCAAGGACCGCAAGCAATCGCGCTCGAAATACGGCGCGAAGCGTCCCAAGTAA
- the rpsG gene encoding 30S ribosomal protein S7, which yields MARRRRPEKRIILPDPKFGDEVLSKFMNSVMLDGKKSTAEGIVYSALETVEARAKKDPLQVFHDALNNVKPGIEVRSRRVGGATYQVPVEVRAERAQALAIRWLISAARNRSENTMSARLSGELLDASSNRGNAVKKREDTHRMAEANRAFSHYRW from the coding sequence ATGGCACGTCGTCGTCGTCCCGAAAAGCGGATAATCCTGCCTGATCCCAAGTTCGGGGATGAGGTTCTCTCGAAATTCATGAACAGCGTCATGCTGGATGGCAAGAAGTCCACGGCGGAAGGCATTGTCTACAGTGCCCTCGAAACCGTCGAGGCTCGCGCAAAGAAGGACCCGTTGCAGGTCTTTCATGATGCACTCAACAATGTGAAGCCGGGCATTGAAGTTCGCAGCCGCCGTGTTGGCGGTGCGACCTATCAGGTTCCCGTCGAAGTTCGTGCGGAACGTGCTCAAGCGCTTGCCATCCGCTGGCTGATTTCTGCGGCCAGAAACCGCAGCGAGAACACCATGTCGGCACGGCTTTCGGGCGAATTGCTCGATGCGTCGAGCAATCGTGGCAACGCGGTCAAGAAGCGCGAAGACACGCACCGCATGGCTGAAGCCAACCGCGCCTTCTCGCATTACCGCTGGTAA
- the fusA gene encoding elongation factor G, with product MARSHPLEKYRNIGIMAHIDAGKTTTTERILYYTGKSYKIGEVHEGTATMDWMEQEQERGITITSAATTCFWNDHRINIIDTPGHVDFTIEVERSLRVLDGAVACFDGVAGVEPQSETVWRQAEKYKVPRMCFVNKLDRTGANFEMCVDMIRDRLGAKPLVLYIPVGIESSLKGLVDLVENRAIIWLDESLGAKFEYQDIPDDLKDKAAALRAELIETVVEQDDAVLEAYFEGNEPDVATIKRLIRKGTLNFSFVPVLCGSAFKNKGVQPLLDAVVDYLPSPLDIPPVEGLKLDGVTPDTRAASDDAPFSALAFKIMNDPFVGTLTFARIYSGKLESASTVLNSVKDKKEKVGRMLLMHANSREDIQEAYAGDIVALAGLKDTTTGDTLCAQNAPIILERMEFPEPVIEVAVEPKTKADQEKMGVALNRLAREDPSFRVTSDHESGQTIIKGMGELHLEILVDRMKREFKVEANVGAPQVAYREYLAKKVDIDYTHKKQSGGSGQFGRVKFTATPGERGSGIIFKDEVKGGNIPKEYIPSVEKGMRETAETGSLIGFPIIDFEISLYDGAYHDVDSSALAFEICARAAMREAAQKAGIKLLEPIMKVEVVTPEDYLGDVIGDMNSRRGQIQGTDSRGNAQVVEAMVPLANMFGYVNQLRSFTQGRAQYTMQFSHYDEVPANVAEEVKAKLA from the coding sequence ATGGCACGCAGCCATCCTCTCGAAAAATACCGCAATATCGGTATCATGGCGCACATCGACGCGGGCAAGACCACGACGACCGAGCGTATCCTTTACTACACCGGCAAGTCCTACAAGATCGGCGAAGTGCATGAAGGCACGGCGACGATGGACTGGATGGAGCAGGAGCAGGAGCGTGGCATCACGATCACGTCTGCTGCGACGACCTGTTTCTGGAATGATCACCGGATCAACATCATCGATACGCCAGGGCATGTGGACTTCACGATCGAAGTCGAACGTTCGCTGCGTGTGCTTGACGGTGCAGTCGCATGCTTCGACGGGGTGGCCGGCGTTGAGCCGCAGTCCGAAACCGTGTGGCGCCAGGCTGAAAAGTACAAGGTTCCGCGGATGTGTTTCGTCAACAAGCTTGACCGCACTGGCGCCAATTTCGAGATGTGCGTGGACATGATCCGCGACCGCCTCGGCGCGAAGCCGCTCGTGCTCTATATTCCCGTCGGCATCGAAAGCAGCCTCAAGGGCCTCGTCGATCTGGTCGAGAATCGCGCGATCATCTGGCTGGACGAATCGCTCGGCGCCAAGTTTGAATATCAGGACATTCCCGATGACCTGAAGGACAAGGCTGCAGCGCTCCGTGCCGAACTGATCGAAACCGTGGTTGAGCAGGACGATGCCGTTCTCGAAGCCTATTTCGAAGGCAATGAGCCTGATGTGGCAACGATCAAGAGGTTGATCCGCAAGGGCACGCTCAATTTCTCGTTCGTGCCTGTGCTGTGCGGCTCGGCATTCAAGAACAAGGGCGTTCAACCGCTGCTGGATGCCGTTGTCGACTATCTGCCTTCGCCGCTCGACATTCCGCCGGTCGAGGGTCTCAAGCTTGACGGCGTTACGCCGGACACACGCGCAGCTTCCGACGATGCGCCGTTTTCGGCCCTGGCGTTCAAGATCATGAACGACCCGTTTGTCGGCACGCTGACCTTTGCCCGTATCTATTCGGGCAAGCTTGAAAGTGCTTCGACCGTTCTCAACTCGGTCAAGGACAAGAAGGAAAAGGTTGGCCGCATGCTCCTGATGCATGCCAACAGCCGGGAAGACATCCAGGAAGCCTATGCGGGCGACATCGTCGCGCTTGCAGGCCTCAAGGACACCACGACAGGTGACACGCTGTGCGCCCAGAATGCGCCGATCATTCTTGAGCGGATGGAATTTCCCGAGCCGGTCATCGAAGTTGCGGTCGAACCCAAGACCAAGGCCGACCAGGAAAAGATGGGCGTCGCGCTCAATCGCCTGGCGCGCGAAGATCCCTCGTTCCGCGTGACGTCAGACCATGAATCGGGCCAGACGATCATCAAGGGTATGGGCGAACTTCACCTCGAAATCCTTGTCGACCGCATGAAGCGTGAATTCAAGGTCGAAGCGAATGTCGGTGCGCCGCAGGTCGCCTATCGCGAATATCTCGCGAAGAAGGTCGATATTGACTACACGCACAAGAAGCAGTCGGGCGGCTCCGGCCAGTTCGGCCGCGTGAAGTTCACGGCAACGCCGGGCGAACGTGGTTCGGGCATCATCTTCAAGGATGAAGTCAAGGGCGGCAATATTCCCAAGGAATATATCCCGTCTGTCGAAAAGGGCATGCGCGAAACCGCCGAGACGGGCTCGTTGATCGGGTTCCCGATCATCGATTTCGAAATCTCGCTTTATGATGGCGCGTACCACGATGTCGACTCGTCGGCACTGGCGTTCGAAATCTGTGCGCGGGCAGCGATGCGCGAAGCGGCCCAAAAAGCCGGCATCAAGCTGCTTGAGCCGATCATGAAGGTCGAAGTCGTCACACCGGAAGATTATCTGGGCGATGTCATCGGCGACATGAATTCGCGGCGCGGGCAGATCCAGGGCACTGACAGCCGCGGGAATGCCCAGGTTGTCGAGGCGATGGTGCCGCTTGCCAACATGTTCGGCTATGTGAATCAGCTGCGTTCGTTCACGCAAGGACGCGCGCAGTATACGATGCAGTTCTCGCATTATGACGAAGTGCCTGCAAACGTCGCTGAAGAGGTGAAGGCAAAGCTTGCCTGA